In a genomic window of Wyeomyia smithii strain HCP4-BCI-WySm-NY-G18 chromosome 1, ASM2978416v1, whole genome shotgun sequence:
- the LOC129718823 gene encoding adenylosuccinate lyase — protein MSNAEFCNYRSPLSTRYASKEMQYLFSEQNKFATWRKLWIILAKAQKELGLDINDAQIAEMEAHIEDIDFKAAAEEEKLTRHDVMAHVHVFAKQCPIAGPIIHLGATSCYVGDNTDLLILKSGLQLLLPRVVGVIKKLSEFAVEYKDLPTLGFTHLQPAQLTTVGKRCTLWIQDFLMDERALRNCLQNLRFRGVKGTTGTQASFLQLFAGDGEKVKLLDKKVTNLAGFERYYAVTGQTYSRKVDLEIVSALSSLGATIHKMCSDLRLLASRKEIEEPFEQTQIGSSAMAYKRNPMRSERCCAISRHLIALHSNAANTLAVQWLERTLDDSANRRLTLSEAFLSADACLLTLLNISQGLVVYPKVIERNIAQELPFMSTENVIMAMVKAGGNRQVCHEKIRVLSHEAGAQVKQHGKDNDLVERIKADGYFAPILGELDKILDPKTFTGRAADQVLEFVREEVDPVLEKYGSNIETKSVGLAI, from the exons ATGTCCAACGCGGAATTTTGCAACTATCGGTCCCCACTGAGCACTCGTTATGCCAGTAAGGAAATGCAGTATTTGTTCAGCGAGCAAAACAAATTCGCCACATGGCGCAAGCTGTGGATTATTCTGGCCAAGGCACAAAAAGAACTAGGACTTGACATCAACGATGCTCAGATCGCCGAAATGGAAGCTCACATTGAGGACATCGATTTCAAAGCGGCTGCTGAGGAGGAAAAACTCACTCGCCACGACGTGATGGCCCACGTGCATGTGTTTGCCAAGCAATGCCCAATTGCGGGCCCTATTATTCATCTCGGAGCTACATCCTGCTACGTTGGCGACAATACCGATTTGTTAATTCTTAAATCCGGTTTGCAACTGCTTCTGCCACGAGTTGTGGGAGTGATCAAAAAGCTGTCGGAGTTTGCCGTCGAATATAAGGATTTGCCTACGCTGGGTTTTACCCATCTTCAGCCAGCTCAGCTGACAACGGTTGGAAAGCGTTGTACACTTTGGATTCAGGATTTTCTAATGGACGAACGTGCGCTGAGAAATTGTTTGCAAAATTTACGTTTCCGAGGCGTTAAGGGGACAACCGGAACCCAAGCATCGTTCTTGCAGTTGTTCGCTGGTGATGGAGAGAAGGTTAAGCTTTTGGACAAGAAGGTAACAAATCTGGCAGGATTTGAACGTTATTATGCTGTTACTGGACAGACATATTCAAG GAAAGTGGATTTGGAAATTGTTTCAGCTCTTTCTAGCCTTGGCGCTACAATCCACAAAATGTGTTCAGATTTACGTTTACTGGCGTCCCGCAAGGAAATCGAGGAACCATTCGAGCAAACTCAAATCGGTAGCTCGGCTATGGCCTACAAACGCAACCCGATGCGGTCGGAGCGCTGCTGTGCTATTTCTAGACATTTAATTGCGCTGCACTCGAATGCTGCGAATACACTTGCCGTTCAATGGCTCGAACGGACGTTGGACGATTCAGCGAATCGTCGTTTGACACTGTCCGAAGCGTTCCTATCGGCAGATGCTTGCCTGCTGACGCTGTTAAATATTTCCCAAGGGCTGGTGGTGTATCCTAAAGTAATCGAACGGAACATAGCCCAAGAGTTACCGTTCATGTCAACTGAGAATGTCATCATGGCCATGGTGAAAGCAGGTGGTAATCGGCAAGTGTGCCACGAAAAGATTCGAGTTCTGTCTCACGAAGCCGGAGCACAGGTTAAACAGCATGGCAAGGATAATGATCTAGTCGAACGCATCAAAGCGGATGGTTATTTCGCACCGATTCTAGGTGAGCTTGATAAGATTCTAGATCCCAAAACGTTCACCGGACGGGCTGCTGATCAGGTGCTCGAGTTTGTCCGTGAGGAAGTGGACCCAGTGCTGGAGAAATATGGCAGCAATATCGAAACTAAATCAGTTGGGTTGGCTATTTAA